One part of the Luteibacter yeojuensis genome encodes these proteins:
- the rimM gene encoding ribosome maturation factor RimM (Essential for efficient processing of 16S rRNA), producing MSTESGKRVRVGRIVGLHGVQGQVKLESWTEPRIQIFRYQPWLLTAPGMEREVNGIRGRAQGKGIVATLPGIEDRDQAAALVGCEITVSRDTLPPSAPGEFYWTDLEGLEVVTTENAVLGRVSHLFSTGANDVMVVKDGDRERLVPFVQGPYVHSVDIDAGRIVVDWDPEF from the coding sequence ATGTCGACGGAGTCCGGGAAGCGCGTCCGTGTAGGGCGCATTGTCGGGCTCCATGGCGTGCAGGGACAGGTCAAGCTCGAAAGCTGGACCGAGCCCCGCATCCAGATCTTCCGCTACCAGCCATGGCTGCTGACCGCGCCGGGCATGGAGCGTGAGGTGAACGGGATCCGAGGTCGCGCGCAGGGCAAGGGCATCGTCGCCACCCTGCCGGGCATCGAGGATCGCGACCAGGCGGCCGCGCTGGTCGGCTGCGAAATCACGGTTTCGCGCGACACGCTGCCGCCGTCCGCCCCGGGCGAGTTCTACTGGACCGACCTCGAAGGCCTCGAGGTCGTCACCACGGAGAACGCGGTCCTGGGCCGGGTGAGTCACCTCTTTTCCACCGGCGCCAACGACGTCATGGTGGTGAAGGATGGCGACAGGGAGCGACTGGTTCCATTCGTCCAAGGCCCTTACGTGCATTCGGTCGATATCGACGCCGGGCGCATCGTGGTGGACTGGGACCCCGAGTTCTGA
- the rpsP gene encoding 30S ribosomal protein S16 has product MVKIRLSRGGAKGRPFYHVVVTDQRAPRDGRNIERVGYYNPVASGADKRLELDVAKVQAWVAKGAQLTDKVRALVKEAGKLAA; this is encoded by the coding sequence ATGGTCAAGATTCGTCTTTCGCGCGGTGGCGCCAAGGGCCGTCCGTTTTATCACGTCGTCGTGACCGACCAGCGCGCGCCGCGCGATGGTCGCAACATCGAGCGCGTGGGCTACTACAACCCGGTCGCTTCGGGCGCCGACAAGCGCCTCGAGCTCGACGTCGCCAAGGTCCAGGCCTGGGTGGCGAAGGGCGCGCAGCTGACCGACAAGGTCCGTGCCCTCGTGAAGGAAGCCGGCAAGCTGGCGGCTTGA
- the ffh gene encoding signal recognition particle protein yields the protein MFESLSQRLSDTVNRLRGRGRLTEENIRETLREVRIALLEADVALPVVKALVERVKVRAVGQEVLKSLSPGQALVKVVSDELTAVMGAANSELNLAAQPPAVVLMAGLQGAGKTTTVGKLARFLKERKKKRVMVVSCDVYRPAAIEQLRTLASQVEVAFFPSEAGQNPVDIAKAAVAAARREVIDVLLVDTAGRLHVDEAMMGEIKALHGALDPIETLFVVDSMTGQDAANVAKAFADALPLTGVVLTKTDGDARGGAALSVRYVTGRPIKFLGAGEKTDALEPFHPDRVAQRILGMGDVLSLVEEVERKVDQEKAQKLAEKVIKGKRFDLNDMRDQLDQMSNMGGLAGLMDKLPGMGSLPDSVKSKVNDNELKRMVAIIGSMTKKERRHPDLLNGSRKARVARGSGTQPADVNRLLKQYMQMEKMMSKLSKGGSKGLLRQMRGAMKGMGGMGGMMPPR from the coding sequence ATGTTCGAATCCCTCAGCCAGCGCCTGTCCGACACCGTCAACCGCCTGCGTGGCCGCGGCCGGCTGACGGAAGAAAACATCCGCGAAACCTTGCGCGAGGTGCGTATCGCCCTGCTCGAGGCCGACGTGGCCCTGCCGGTGGTGAAGGCGCTGGTCGAGCGTGTGAAGGTGCGCGCCGTGGGCCAGGAGGTGCTGAAGAGCCTTTCGCCGGGCCAGGCCCTGGTCAAGGTCGTCAGCGACGAACTCACGGCCGTGATGGGTGCGGCCAACAGCGAGCTGAACCTGGCCGCGCAACCCCCGGCCGTGGTTCTCATGGCCGGCCTGCAGGGCGCGGGCAAGACCACCACCGTCGGCAAGCTGGCCCGCTTCCTCAAGGAGCGCAAGAAGAAGCGCGTGATGGTCGTGAGCTGCGACGTCTACCGCCCGGCCGCCATCGAACAGTTGCGTACCCTGGCCAGCCAGGTCGAGGTCGCCTTCTTCCCGTCCGAAGCGGGGCAGAACCCGGTCGACATCGCGAAGGCCGCTGTCGCGGCGGCCCGCCGGGAGGTGATCGACGTGCTGCTGGTGGATACCGCCGGCCGCCTGCACGTCGACGAAGCCATGATGGGCGAGATCAAGGCCCTGCACGGTGCCCTCGATCCCATCGAGACGCTGTTCGTGGTCGATTCCATGACCGGCCAGGACGCCGCGAACGTCGCCAAGGCCTTCGCCGATGCGCTTCCGCTCACCGGCGTGGTGCTGACCAAGACCGACGGCGACGCCCGCGGCGGTGCCGCCCTGTCGGTGCGCTACGTCACCGGCCGTCCGATCAAGTTCCTCGGCGCAGGCGAGAAGACCGACGCCCTGGAGCCGTTCCATCCCGATCGCGTGGCCCAGCGCATTCTCGGCATGGGCGACGTCCTGTCGCTGGTCGAGGAGGTCGAGCGCAAGGTCGACCAGGAAAAGGCGCAGAAGCTGGCCGAGAAGGTCATCAAGGGCAAGCGGTTCGATCTCAACGACATGCGCGACCAGCTCGATCAGATGAGCAACATGGGCGGCCTGGCCGGTCTCATGGACAAGCTCCCGGGCATGGGCAGCCTCCCCGACAGCGTCAAGTCCAAGGTCAACGACAATGAACTGAAGCGCATGGTCGCCATCATCGGCTCGATGACGAAGAAGGAGCGCCGCCACCCGGATCTCCTGAACGGTTCCCGCAAGGCCCGCGTGGCGCGGGGTTCCGGCACCCAGCCGGCGGACGTCAATCGGCTGCTGAAGCAGTACATGCAGATGGAAAAAATGATGTCCAAGCTGTCCAAGGGCGGCAGCAAGGGCCTCCTCCGCCAGATGCGCGGCGCCATGAAGGGCATGGGCGGCATGGGCGGGATGATGCCGCCGCGCTGA
- the rplS gene encoding 50S ribosomal protein L19, which produces MNKLLQQFEAEQITRQLPDFGPGDTVVVNVKVKEGNRERVQAFEGIVIAKRSRGLHSAFTVRKISHGTGVERVFQSHSRAIDSVEVKRKGKVRGAKLYYLRGLEGKAARIKEDVAAAAAAKAAKKAAAAAE; this is translated from the coding sequence ATGAACAAACTCCTCCAACAGTTCGAAGCCGAGCAGATCACCCGCCAGCTGCCGGATTTCGGTCCTGGCGATACCGTCGTCGTGAACGTGAAGGTGAAGGAAGGTAACCGCGAGCGCGTCCAGGCGTTCGAGGGCATCGTCATCGCCAAGCGCAGCCGTGGCCTGCACTCGGCCTTCACCGTGCGCAAGATCTCGCACGGCACCGGCGTGGAGCGCGTGTTCCAGTCGCACAGCCGCGCGATCGACTCGGTGGAAGTGAAGCGCAAGGGCAAGGTCCGTGGCGCGAAGCTGTACTACCTGCGTGGCCTGGAAGGCAAGGCCGCCCGCATCAAGGAAGACGTCGCCGCCGCCGCTGCCGCCAAGGCCGCGAAGAAGGCTGCTGCCGCGGCCGAGTAA
- the trmD gene encoding tRNA (guanosine(37)-N1)-methyltransferase TrmD — MRIDVVSLFPDFVRQSAAIGVVGRAQQRELLQVETWNPRDFATDNYRTVDGRPFGGGPGMVMLIEPLRAALAAIREAASEPVHVIYLSPQGARLTQKRVEALAKMPRIALICGRYEGVDERLLEHEVDEELSIGDYVLSGGELGAAVVIDAVGRLQEGALNDAQSAQQDSFSDGLLDCPHYTRPVHHDAWGGVPEVLLSGDHAAIRRWRRKQSLGRTWLRRPDLLTQRALDDESRALLDEFRRDFERLNGAAGNDRRNKN; from the coding sequence ATGCGTATCGACGTGGTTTCGCTGTTTCCCGATTTCGTCCGCCAGTCGGCCGCGATCGGGGTGGTCGGCAGGGCGCAGCAGCGCGAACTGTTGCAGGTGGAAACCTGGAACCCTCGCGACTTCGCCACCGACAATTACCGCACCGTGGACGGGCGCCCCTTCGGAGGCGGACCCGGCATGGTGATGCTGATCGAGCCCCTGCGAGCCGCGCTCGCGGCGATTCGCGAGGCGGCATCGGAGCCGGTGCATGTGATTTATCTCAGCCCGCAAGGTGCGCGGCTGACGCAGAAGAGGGTGGAAGCGCTGGCCAAGATGCCGCGAATCGCCCTGATCTGCGGACGTTACGAGGGTGTGGACGAACGCCTGCTCGAGCACGAGGTCGACGAGGAGCTCTCAATCGGCGATTATGTGCTGTCTGGCGGGGAACTCGGCGCAGCGGTGGTCATCGATGCGGTGGGTCGTCTACAGGAAGGCGCGTTGAACGACGCGCAGTCCGCCCAGCAGGATTCCTTCTCGGATGGCCTGCTGGATTGCCCGCACTACACCCGTCCCGTGCATCACGATGCGTGGGGCGGCGTGCCGGAGGTGCTGCTTTCCGGCGATCACGCGGCCATTCGCCGCTGGCGTCGCAAGCAGTCGCTGGGTCGTACCTGGCTGCGCCGGCCGGATCTGCTAACGCAGCGTGCGCTCGACGACGAGTCGAGGGCATTGCTGGATGAATTCCGCCGTGACTTTGAACGGCTAAACGGTGCGGCCGGCAACGACCGCCGTAATAAAAATTGA
- a CDS encoding YciI family protein translates to MNDSLPFYLVLAMRTPDFQPEAGVAHQAFLQDLIEQGLLELTGPFTDGSGGAYILRTTDIETATKIAHNDPLHITGSSTLTVHEWRAHRPRAGE, encoded by the coding sequence ATGAACGATTCCTTGCCTTTCTACCTGGTGCTTGCCATGCGCACGCCGGATTTCCAGCCGGAAGCCGGCGTCGCGCACCAGGCGTTCCTCCAGGACCTGATCGAGCAGGGGCTGCTCGAACTCACCGGCCCTTTCACCGACGGCAGCGGCGGTGCCTACATCCTGCGCACGACGGATATCGAGACCGCCACGAAGATCGCGCACAACGATCCGCTGCACATCACCGGGTCGTCGACGCTCACCGTCCACGAGTGGCGCGCGCATCGTCCGCGCGCGGGGGAGTAG
- the gph gene encoding phosphoglycolate phosphatase (PGP is an essential enzyme in the glycolate salvage pathway in higher organisms (photorespiration in plants). Phosphoglycolate results from the oxidase activity of RubisCO in the Calvin cycle when concentrations of carbon dioxide are low relative to oxygen. This enzyme is a member of the Haloacid Dehalogenase (HAD) superfamily of aspartate-nucleophile hydrolase enzymes (PF00702).): MSALPFKPEGAFFDLDGTLLDSAPDLYAGLRVLCAEHGLEPPPYEQVRPVVSRGSRAIIGAGFPNADPEAVLRLVPRYLAIYEAGMARHTVPFDGVEAMLGGLDAAGIRWGIVTNKPGFLTDALLPMAVPHWKPAAVVSGDTLAVKKPDPAPVLHAATLAGCDPARSVFVGDDRRDILAGNAAGMFTVAVRWGYLDGGDPDTWGADVVLDSADELATLLGVGEVAA; the protein is encoded by the coding sequence GTGAGCGCGCTGCCGTTCAAGCCGGAAGGGGCGTTCTTCGACCTCGACGGCACGCTGCTCGACAGCGCGCCCGACCTCTACGCGGGCCTGCGCGTGCTGTGCGCCGAGCACGGCCTCGAGCCGCCGCCCTACGAGCAGGTGCGGCCGGTCGTCTCGCGCGGCTCGCGCGCCATCATCGGCGCCGGTTTTCCAAACGCCGATCCGGAGGCGGTGCTGCGGCTCGTGCCGCGCTACCTGGCGATCTACGAGGCGGGCATGGCTCGCCACACCGTGCCGTTCGACGGCGTCGAAGCCATGCTCGGGGGACTCGACGCCGCCGGCATCCGCTGGGGCATCGTGACCAACAAGCCCGGTTTCCTTACCGACGCGCTGCTGCCGATGGCCGTGCCGCACTGGAAGCCCGCGGCGGTGGTCTCCGGCGATACGCTGGCGGTGAAGAAACCCGACCCCGCGCCCGTGCTTCACGCCGCCACGCTCGCGGGTTGCGATCCCGCGCGTTCGGTCTTCGTCGGCGACGACCGCCGCGACATCCTCGCCGGCAACGCCGCGGGCATGTTCACCGTGGCGGTGCGCTGGGGTTACCTCGACGGCGGCGATCCGGATACCTGGGGCGCCGACGTCGTGCTCGACAGCGCGGACGAACTCGCCACCTTGCTGGGCGTGGGCGAGGTCGCGGCGTGA
- a CDS encoding EAL domain-containing response regulator, whose amino-acid sequence MKLDNVIRILFIESSVEDAELLINVLRNGGIAVRPARATNPDEIKACLDEIVPDLVLMNPAVPGIDPVAVMRQLDASGRDLALIAVVESLHDDATADLITSGLRGVALRKRPDQVLAVVQREFESLSTRRAVRRLETALRETERRCDALLDSSRDAIAYVHEGMHVRVNQAYLEAFGFAEFDDIIGLPILDLIAGTHADDFKNTLRGLSKSDKVPPAMELLARRDDGSTFKAMVDFAHATFEGESCLQIVFRQQTVDAALVAQLQRDPVTGLFNRARTLECIDEAVAAAAAGRAGQAVILLEPDNWKDIVAGTGIGNADHLLAALAAKVGESIDEDDIAGVLGDHTLGLVLSARGDLEHAALTERLRTTIAETIFDAGSRSLTVTVTIGGTLLAEKNANTETVLDQASAALRAAQNQGGNRVELHDPSAREKADAEREQYWLDLVREALAQDGLRLYHQQIISLQDAAGEYYEILVRMRGPKGDVLPSYFFPVAERNGLLPAIDRWVLGHAIDALAHRENDGLTTTYFVKMTLQSLEDPELLPWLVRRLQTANLRRSKLVIEMPESKVLTSLRPTQEFVAGWRKAGGGFAIEQFGSGLNSFQLLTHVEADFLKIDRSFMTDLPQHPENQKKIAEICKEGHASGKQTVAEWVEDAVSTSLLFACGVDFIQGNFLQEPAKVLAEEYMPV is encoded by the coding sequence ATGAAACTCGACAACGTCATCAGGATCCTCTTCATCGAAAGCTCGGTGGAAGACGCCGAACTCTTGATCAATGTCTTGCGCAACGGCGGCATCGCGGTGCGCCCCGCGCGGGCCACCAATCCCGACGAGATCAAGGCCTGTCTCGACGAGATCGTTCCCGACCTGGTCCTGATGAACCCCGCCGTCCCCGGCATCGACCCCGTGGCGGTGATGCGCCAGCTCGACGCCAGCGGGCGCGACCTCGCGCTCATCGCCGTGGTCGAGAGCCTGCACGACGACGCCACCGCCGACCTGATCACCAGCGGCTTGCGCGGCGTGGCGCTCAGGAAGCGCCCGGACCAGGTGCTGGCCGTGGTCCAGCGCGAGTTCGAGTCGCTCTCGACGCGACGCGCCGTCCGCCGGCTCGAAACCGCCCTGCGCGAAACCGAACGTCGCTGCGATGCCCTGCTCGACTCCTCGCGCGACGCCATCGCCTACGTGCACGAGGGCATGCACGTGCGCGTGAACCAGGCCTACCTGGAGGCTTTCGGTTTCGCCGAATTCGACGACATCATCGGCCTGCCGATCCTCGACCTCATCGCCGGTACCCACGCCGACGACTTCAAGAACACCCTGCGCGGCCTGTCCAAGAGCGACAAGGTGCCGCCCGCGATGGAACTGCTGGCCCGCCGCGACGACGGCAGCACCTTCAAGGCGATGGTCGACTTTGCCCACGCCACCTTCGAAGGCGAATCCTGCCTGCAGATCGTGTTCCGCCAGCAGACCGTGGACGCGGCCCTGGTGGCCCAGCTGCAGCGCGATCCGGTCACCGGCCTGTTCAACCGCGCACGCACCCTCGAGTGCATCGACGAGGCCGTGGCCGCGGCGGCGGCGGGCCGCGCGGGCCAAGCGGTGATCCTGCTCGAGCCGGACAACTGGAAGGACATCGTCGCCGGTACCGGTATCGGCAACGCCGACCACCTGCTTGCCGCACTGGCCGCGAAGGTCGGCGAATCCATCGACGAGGACGATATCGCCGGCGTGCTCGGCGATCACACGCTCGGCCTTGTCCTTTCCGCCCGGGGCGACCTCGAACATGCGGCGCTCACCGAACGCCTGCGCACCACCATCGCCGAAACCATCTTCGACGCGGGCTCGCGCTCGCTGACGGTCACCGTCACCATCGGCGGCACCCTGCTGGCCGAGAAGAACGCCAACACCGAAACCGTGCTCGACCAGGCCAGCGCCGCGCTGCGGGCCGCGCAGAACCAGGGCGGAAACCGCGTGGAGCTGCACGATCCCAGTGCGCGAGAGAAGGCGGACGCCGAACGCGAGCAGTACTGGCTGGACCTCGTCCGCGAGGCGCTGGCCCAGGACGGCCTGCGCCTGTACCACCAGCAGATCATCAGCCTGCAGGATGCCGCCGGCGAGTACTACGAGATCCTGGTGCGCATGCGCGGACCCAAGGGCGACGTGCTGCCGTCGTACTTCTTCCCGGTGGCCGAGCGCAACGGCCTGCTCCCCGCCATCGACCGCTGGGTGCTCGGCCACGCCATCGACGCCCTCGCCCACCGCGAGAACGACGGCCTGACCACCACGTACTTCGTGAAGATGACCCTGCAATCGCTGGAGGATCCCGAACTCCTGCCCTGGCTGGTCCGCCGCCTGCAGACGGCGAACCTCCGCCGCAGCAAGCTGGTCATCGAGATGCCGGAATCGAAGGTGCTGACCAGCCTGCGGCCCACCCAGGAGTTCGTCGCGGGCTGGCGCAAGGCCGGTGGCGGCTTCGCCATCGAGCAGTTCGGCTCGGGCCTCAATTCCTTCCAGCTGCTCACCCACGTCGAGGCCGATTTCCTGAAGATCGACCGCAGCTTCATGACCGACCTGCCGCAGCACCCGGAGAACCAGAAGAAGATCGCCGAGATCTGCAAGGAAGGCCACGCCTCGGGCAAGCAGACGGTGGCCGAATGGGTCGAGGACGCGGTGAGCACCTCGCTGCTGTTCGCCTGCGGTGTCGACTTCATCCAGGGCAACTTCCTCCAGGAGCCGGCGAAGGTGCTGGCCGAGGAATACATGCCGGTCTGA
- the ubiG gene encoding bifunctional 2-polyprenyl-6-hydroxyphenol methylase/3-demethylubiquinol 3-O-methyltransferase UbiG, translated as MQNQANVSAEEIARFEKLAARWWDPDGESRPLHDLNPVRAAYIAGRTNLRGAKVVDVGCGGGLLSEALARAGANVTAIDLGEKLIQIATLHLFESNLHVDYRVQSSTELAEAEPASFDAVCCMEMIEHVPDPLALVRDLSAMLKPGGQLFLSTLNRTPAAFGAAIVGAEYLMRLLPRGTHHYAQFLKPSEVAAMLRRFGLELEDLQGLSYNPLTRNASLSTNTSVNYVLSARKVA; from the coding sequence ATGCAGAACCAGGCCAACGTCAGCGCGGAAGAGATCGCGCGTTTCGAGAAGCTCGCCGCGCGCTGGTGGGATCCCGACGGCGAATCGCGTCCCCTCCACGACCTCAACCCCGTGCGCGCCGCCTATATCGCCGGCCGCACGAACCTTCGCGGCGCGAAGGTGGTGGACGTGGGCTGCGGCGGCGGCCTGCTCAGCGAGGCGCTGGCGCGCGCGGGTGCGAACGTCACCGCCATCGACCTTGGCGAGAAGCTGATCCAGATCGCGACACTGCACCTGTTCGAATCGAACCTCCACGTCGATTACCGCGTGCAGTCCTCCACGGAACTGGCGGAAGCCGAGCCGGCGTCGTTCGACGCCGTGTGCTGCATGGAGATGATCGAGCACGTGCCCGATCCGCTGGCGCTGGTGCGCGACCTGTCGGCCATGCTCAAGCCGGGCGGTCAGCTGTTCCTCTCCACCCTCAACCGCACGCCGGCCGCGTTCGGCGCGGCCATCGTCGGGGCGGAGTACCTCATGCGCCTGCTGCCGCGCGGCACTCACCACTACGCGCAGTTCCTCAAGCCGTCCGAAGTCGCGGCGATGCTGCGCCGTTTCGGGCTGGAACTGGAAGACCTGCAGGGCCTCTCGTACAACCCGCTCACGCGCAACGCCAGCCTCTCGACGAACACCTCGGTGAACTACGTCCTCTCGGCGAGGAAGGTCGCGTGA
- the epmB gene encoding EF-P beta-lysylation protein EpmB has product MITASPSSRLSPPLRDWRELWRESITDAAELLEAAGLGGRTDLLPPDDAGFPLRVPRGFVARMRQGDPADPLLLQVLPRAVEHEAAEGYAVDAVGDMAARAGHGVLHKYDGRALLIASGSCAVNCRYCFRRHFPYAEDIAAAAQWREALAHVRADTSIRELILSGGDPLSLATHKLEELTRGLADLPHVIRLRIHTRLPVVLPERIDEAFTGWLAGLPLQKVVVLHANHANEFDAGVDAACARLRGAGATLLNQAVLLRGVNDDVAALAALGERAFAAGVLPYYLHQLDKVQGAAHFEVDDDRALWLMEALRARLPGYLVPRLVRELQGDPAKRPIADFAR; this is encoded by the coding sequence ATGATAACCGCAAGCCCCTCTTCCCGCCTATCGCCGCCCCTCAGGGACTGGCGCGAACTCTGGCGGGAATCCATCACCGACGCCGCCGAACTCCTTGAAGCCGCCGGCCTGGGCGGTCGCACCGACCTCCTGCCGCCCGACGACGCGGGCTTCCCGCTGAGGGTGCCGCGCGGCTTCGTGGCCCGGATGCGCCAGGGCGACCCGGCCGATCCGCTGCTGCTGCAGGTGCTGCCGCGCGCGGTGGAGCACGAGGCCGCGGAAGGGTACGCGGTCGACGCCGTGGGGGACATGGCCGCCCGGGCCGGACATGGCGTGCTGCACAAGTACGATGGCCGGGCCCTGCTCATCGCGAGCGGCAGCTGCGCCGTGAACTGCCGCTACTGCTTCCGCCGGCACTTCCCCTACGCCGAGGACATCGCCGCGGCGGCACAATGGCGGGAGGCATTGGCCCACGTCCGGGCCGATACATCCATCCGCGAACTGATCCTGTCCGGGGGCGACCCGCTCTCGTTGGCGACGCACAAGCTCGAGGAGCTGACCCGCGGGTTGGCCGACCTGCCGCATGTGATCCGGTTGCGGATCCACACGCGCCTGCCGGTGGTGTTGCCCGAGCGCATCGACGAGGCCTTCACGGGCTGGCTCGCCGGCCTGCCGCTGCAGAAAGTGGTGGTGCTGCACGCCAACCACGCCAACGAATTCGACGCCGGCGTGGACGCGGCCTGTGCCCGCCTCCGCGGCGCGGGGGCCACGCTGCTCAACCAGGCGGTGCTCCTGCGCGGCGTGAACGACGACGTGGCCGCGCTGGCCGCACTGGGCGAGCGCGCCTTCGCCGCAGGCGTCCTGCCCTACTACCTGCACCAGCTCGACAAGGTCCAGGGGGCCGCCCACTTCGAGGTGGACGACGACCGCGCCCTCTGGCTCATGGAGGCTTTACGGGCCCGCCTGCCGGGATATCTCGTGCCTCGCCTCGTGCGCGAACTGCAGGGCGATCCCGCGAAGCGACCTATTGCCGATTTCGCGCGTTAG
- a CDS encoding TRZ/ATZ family hydrolase: MSASPTEIDLLVEARWVVPVEPHAVVLEDHAVAVHEGAVVALLPIAEARAAYAPRERVVLDEHALIPGLVNAHTHNPMTLLRGLADDLPLMTWLKDHIWPAEARVMGPDFIRDGVELAVAEMIRGGTTCANENYFFPDVIAATYRAMGFRAVIGLPVIDFPTAWAKTADEYFSRALEVHDSLRGEPLLSTAFVPHAPYTVSDENFERIRVLADQLDIPVHLHTHETAHEVDEAVAKDGIRPFQRLQKLGIVNDRLVAVHMTQLTDAEIAACAKAGVSVVHCPESNLKLASGFCPVEKLRAAGVNVCIATDGCASNNDLDMFGEMRTAALLAKAVAGDAAAFDAAYALRAATLNGARAIGLGERIGSIEPGKRADLAAVRLDALETQPLYHVASQLVYAAGRHQVSDVWIDGRRKLAAGELVDIDTAAIRAKARAWRERIAAEDAA, translated from the coding sequence ATGAGTGCCAGCCCCACCGAAATCGATCTCCTCGTGGAGGCCCGCTGGGTCGTCCCCGTCGAACCCCACGCCGTGGTCCTCGAAGACCATGCGGTCGCGGTGCACGAGGGGGCCGTCGTCGCCCTGTTGCCCATCGCCGAGGCGCGTGCCGCGTACGCGCCGCGCGAGCGCGTGGTGCTCGACGAGCATGCGCTGATCCCCGGACTGGTCAACGCGCATACGCACAACCCCATGACGCTGCTGCGCGGCCTGGCCGACGACCTGCCGCTCATGACCTGGCTGAAGGACCACATCTGGCCGGCCGAAGCCCGGGTGATGGGACCGGACTTCATTCGCGACGGCGTGGAACTGGCCGTGGCGGAGATGATCCGCGGCGGCACCACGTGCGCCAACGAGAACTACTTCTTCCCCGACGTGATCGCCGCGACGTATCGCGCGATGGGCTTCCGCGCGGTGATCGGCCTGCCGGTGATCGATTTCCCCACCGCCTGGGCGAAGACCGCGGACGAATACTTCAGCCGCGCGTTGGAAGTGCACGACAGCCTGCGCGGCGAGCCGCTGCTCAGCACCGCGTTCGTGCCGCACGCGCCGTACACCGTCTCGGACGAGAACTTCGAGCGCATCCGCGTGCTCGCGGACCAGCTCGACATTCCCGTGCACCTGCACACGCACGAGACCGCGCACGAAGTGGACGAGGCTGTGGCGAAGGATGGCATCCGTCCGTTCCAGCGCCTGCAGAAGCTCGGCATCGTCAACGATCGTCTTGTGGCCGTGCATATGACCCAGCTCACCGATGCGGAGATTGCCGCGTGCGCGAAGGCCGGCGTCTCGGTGGTGCACTGCCCGGAATCGAACCTCAAGCTGGCCTCGGGCTTCTGCCCGGTGGAGAAGCTGCGCGCCGCCGGCGTGAACGTGTGCATCGCCACCGACGGCTGCGCCTCGAACAACGACCTCGACATGTTCGGGGAAATGCGTACCGCCGCGCTGCTGGCGAAGGCCGTGGCGGGCGACGCCGCCGCCTTCGACGCCGCCTACGCCCTGCGCGCAGCCACCCTCAACGGCGCCAGGGCCATCGGTCTGGGCGAACGCATCGGCTCGATCGAGCCGGGCAAGCGCGCCGACCTCGCCGCCGTGCGTCTCGACGCACTGGAAACCCAACCGCTTTACCATGTGGCGTCGCAGCTCGTGTACGCCGCGGGCCGGCACCAGGTCAGCGACGTATGGATCGACGGGCGGCGCAAGCTCGCCGCCGGCGAACTCGTCGACATCGACACCGCCGCCATCCGCGCCAAGGCGCGCGCATGGCGCGAACGTATCGCCGCGGAGGATGCAGCATGA
- the efp gene encoding elongation factor P translates to MATLGLNDVKTGKKILHNGDPWIITEADFIKPGKGQAFTRIRIRNLKDGRTTEQTLKSSDSFEEADAVDTDAQFSYVEGTGDDREWIFMHSETFEQYRASLAAMGDAWKWLKGEEECVVTLFNGNIIAVTPPKFVELKIVETDPGVRGDTSGGGGKPATLETGAVVRVPLFVNQDEVIKVDTRTGEYDSRVK, encoded by the coding sequence ATGGCGACCCTTGGCCTCAATGACGTCAAAACGGGCAAGAAGATCCTTCACAACGGCGATCCGTGGATCATCACCGAGGCCGACTTCATCAAGCCGGGCAAGGGCCAGGCGTTCACCCGCATCCGCATCCGCAACCTGAAGGACGGCCGCACGACGGAGCAGACGCTGAAGTCGAGCGATTCCTTCGAGGAAGCCGACGCCGTCGACACCGACGCCCAGTTCTCGTACGTCGAGGGCACCGGCGACGACCGCGAGTGGATATTCATGCATTCCGAGACCTTCGAGCAGTACCGCGCCAGCCTCGCCGCCATGGGCGACGCCTGGAAGTGGCTGAAGGGCGAGGAAGAGTGCGTGGTCACGCTGTTCAACGGCAACATCATCGCCGTGACCCCGCCGAAGTTCGTCGAGCTGAAGATCGTCGAGACCGATCCGGGCGTCCGCGGCGACACCTCGGGTGGCGGCGGCAAGCCGGCCACGCTGGAGACGGGCGCGGTCGTCCGCGTGCCGCTCTTCGTCAACCAGGACGAAGTGATCAAGGTCGATACCCGCACCGGCGAGTACGACAGCCGCGTCAAGTAA